A genomic stretch from Anser cygnoides isolate HZ-2024a breed goose chromosome 30, Taihu_goose_T2T_genome, whole genome shotgun sequence includes:
- the LOC136787580 gene encoding olfactory receptor 14C36-like: MANALWDSKVISYQGCAAQVFFLVFFIGAEYSLLTVTAYDRYTAICKPLHYGSLVGSRACNAVDQFFCEIPQILKLSCSDVYHRETRVLVFSVSLVFSCFVFIVLTYVQISRAVLRMPSEQGQHKAFSTCLPRLAVVSMTVSTAMFAYLKPPSITSQSLDLGLAVLYSVVPPALNPLIYSMRNQELKGAVRKIFLYMLLHLQ; this comes from the exons atggccaatgccctctgggacagcAAGGtcatctcctatcaaggatgtgccGCACAGGTCTTCTTTTTAGTCTTCTTCATTGGAGCAGAGTATTCCCTTCTCACCGTCACAGCCTATGACCGCTAcactgccatctgcaagcccctgcactacgggagcctcgtgggcagcagagctt gcaatgctgtggaccagttcttctgtgaaatcccccagatcctcaagctctcctgctcagatgtcTACCACAGGGAAACTCGCGTCcttgtgtttagtgtttctttagtctttagttgttttgtcttcattgtgCTGACCTATGTGCAGATCTCCAGGGCTGTGCtcaggatgccctctgagcagggccagcacaaagccttttccacgtgcctccctcgTCTGGCCGTGGTCTCTATGactgtcagcactgccatgtttgcctacctgaagcctcCCTCCATCACCTCCCAATCACTGGACCTGGGGCtagcagttctgtactcggtggtgcctccagcactgaaccccctcatctacagcatgaggaatcAGGAGCTCAAAGGTgcagtgaggaaaatatttctatacatgCTTCTTCATCTTCAATGA
- the LOC136787539 gene encoding olfactory receptor 14C36-like produces the protein MSNSSSITEFLLLTLADTRELQLLHFGLFLGIYLAALLGNGLILTAVACDHRLHTPMYFFLLNLALLDLGSISTTLPKAMANALWDTRAISYQGCAAQVLFLLFFIGAEYSLLTVMSYDRYVAICKPLHYGSLVGSRACAQMAAAAWGSGFLNAVLHTATTFSLPLCQGNAVDQFFCEVPQILKLSCSAVHLREGRLLMFTACLTTGCFVFIVLSYVQISRAVLRIPSEQGRHKAFSTCLPHLAVVSLFVSTIMFAHLKPPSISSSSLDLVLSFLYSVVPPAVNPLIYSMRNQELKDVLWKLMP, from the coding sequence atgtccaacagcagctccatcaccgagttcctcctgctgacacttgcagacacgcgggagctgcagctcctgcacttcgggctcttcctgggcatctacctggctgccctcctgggcaacggcctcatcctcactgccgtcgcctgcgaccaccgcctccacacccccatgtacttcttcctcctcaacctcgccctccttgacctgggatccatctccaccactctgcccaaagccatggccaatgccctctgggacaccagggccatctcctatcagggATGTGCTGCCCAAGTCCTCTTTTTACTCTTCTTCATTGGAGCAGAGTATTcccttctcactgtcatgtcctacgaccgctacgttgccatctgcaagcccctgcactacgggagcctcgtgggcagcagagcttgtgcccagatggcagcagctgcctggggcagtggctttctcaatgctgtcctgcacacggccactacattttccctgcccctctgccaaggcaatgctgtggaccagttcttctgtgaagtcCCCCAGattctcaagctctcctgctcagctgTCCACCTCAGGGAAGGTCGGCTTCTCATGTTTACTGCCTGTTTAACCACTGGatgttttgtcttcattgtgctgtcctatgtgcagatctccagggctgtgctgaggatcccctctgagcagggccggcacaaagccttttccacgtgcctccctcacctggccgtggtctccctctttgtCAGCACCATCATGTTTGCCCACTTGAAACCCCCCTCCATATCTTCCtcatccctggacctggtgttGTCATTTCTctactcagtggtgcctccagcagtgaaccccctcatctacagcatgaggaaccaggagctcaaggatgtCTTGTGGAAACTGATGCCTTGA